Genomic segment of Gouania willdenowi chromosome 17, fGouWil2.1, whole genome shotgun sequence:
tggagaatgacggggtagagacttggaggaatgcgaaaatacagtaagaaatcattcaactctgacccagataacataataattttgccatcaaaagcctggtctcagtgttgtttttgtagtaacaagttttttcagaaaaagcagttctttgtcacaaactggcaatttgtgtaaaacttgcctcAATTCAACTgttgattacagaagaacaaaacaagctataaactaaattcttttttctgatgaaagtagagacttaaTTTCAGAATCGGGTTACAGATGTCAGATGGTCAAAGtccaaaatattctgtgggtcattttgtcaaaatgctctaaaaaggctggcactgagggggtagaaattttgaaaatggctggtactgaatgagttaagactTAATACCCTGCAGAGAGCCTGCTTTAAAAACACCACACTACATATTTGAAGTATAACAAGTTGtacaaaacaaactttaaaatgttaaaacgaTGTTCCACAATGACATAGCACCCGAATCAGATTTTTAGCCattatattttgtaaaaaaaaaaaataaaaaaaaaaatcaagaacaaTGTTCGTAAATGTGGAATGACAAAATCCTCAAAGCAATAGACTTCTTGTTAATTAGATTGGACAAGTAACTGACCTCTGAGGAACTCTGCGATCCGTATCTGATGAAGACAACAGTGATGAAGACTGTTGAAGGGCTGAGAAGCGGTTCAGCGTGCTGGTAGCAGGACGCCCCGACTCTAAAAGGAAGAAGAACAATAAGACAGATCAAGAGCCCATCTTCCAACCCAAGTCAGTCAACCTATTTGACATTGTTTACCTTGATCTGTACTTGCTGGTTTAGCTCCAGTGCCTCCACTGCTGCCTTTCCCCCAGCTGCCCCACATGCCTTTGCCACCAGGAGCCAGCAACTGATTGTTTAGGTCCATACCACCAGACTAGAAGGTAACAGAGAACAGTATATTTATGAACCAACAACATCTCTACAGGACAATACAAATGATCTACTTTTCAATAGTTGACTCATTGACATCACTAGCTCTGCGGACCTTTGTGATCTTGCAAAGGCGATTGGTATCGATGGGTCTGTTCTTGGAGATGGGCACCGTGTTCCATCCTTCATCCTGAGGCTGGCTATTTCGTCCACCGCCAGGTGTGTGAGACCCTCGACCTCCCATGCCCCCCCCACCCATTCTACCACCTCCTCCAGAGCTTTCCTTCTTTGACAGGAGCTGCTGATGGACTTTAATCTGTTCTCGATGCTCTTCCAACTCTGCCTCCTTGTGAATCTGATCAATAGTTTTGGGACCTTGGTCTCCTCTACGAGGCACCCAGCTACTCTGTAATTGGGGAACAAAGTTAAATAGCACAGGTTACAAATAATTGAATATGGTTTAGTTTCTGGACAACATGGAACCTTTATTGAGAGCAATAAGTTGGGGTGTCCAGATCCAACTTTTTTGCTaatacgatactgatattgcagcctgtAACCTGACTCAATATCAGCACAAtttatacatacttttattacttatattTTAACATGGAATGACAGAAAAGGTTTAATACATTATAatactattgttctctgataTTACTCAGAACAATAATCAGTAGCATTATGTGGAAAAACTGACCGAGATATTAGTAaccaatgattaaaaaatcaatttgaacACCGAGAAAAATTAcatcaatcaaataaaaaatataatttttaaaagtgcaaaataGCTTGCTTAACTTAAACATAACATTCTACAAatgtacataataaataaaaacaaattaagaccctaaaaaataaccttagaaacaaaaaaaaaaaaaaaacaagttcagATCTGATTCCCAATAATATTATTGGATCGAGACACCCCTAGTAGTAAGTTTAACAAAACTGCTTTTTACTTTAGATCTGCAAATAGAAGAAAGTTAAACCATTTACCTTTCTGAGGTCTATAACATCTTGGAGCATAAAGCGGATTCTGGAAGAGGTCTTCCtttcattgatgattttattcaTCTGATTGAAATACTGGTCCATTCGAGGCTGTTAGGGAAATACAGAGTTAGCAATGACAACTAAGGTATAAACCAGGTGTGTATACGCaacatcacaatattttttcacatGATAACATCACGATGCAGCGATATAACAGGAAATTTCAACCACGATACATtacgatatctgtgtcactgaagaaattctgaatgtattgactgcactgaatccatttcacaggaattacaaaacattcctcacctattgtctcattgtactgtgtatgtactgtattatTGCTGTGTATTGTTTGTCATGTATGTtgcaatataataaataaataaaaatttggtATGATTTGGCACCAGTGAATCGATAACTTACTGCAAGACGAAACCTTGCGATATATATTGTgttgatattttggcacacccctaTTATAAACCAAAGAACAATATACATATGGCAAACATGTAGACGCTTCATTATTGTACTTACCTTGGCCTTTTCAAAGTCCAGGTCTTTGCCAATGGTGGAGAGAAGTCTGCAGAGACACTCCAGAGACTCTTCATCATGGTTCTTCAGTAGTTTAACTACACAGGCATGCATTATGGCCTCCGTCAGCATCTTTAGCTTGAAGAGCTCACCAATGAACTTGATGTTGCCAAGTGAGCGGCGGCGGGCAATATCCCTGGCATCTTTCAGCTCAACCTGCAGACGGTCACGCTCCTCATCCTAACAGGTGACACAAATGTTTAAATCTGGAAGCACTCTCTTTAGGTACAATACTTCTGACATACGAATGTGCCATCTTACATCTTTGGCAGCCTCTAGCTCCTTCTGTTTCTTTTCAAAGATCTCATCATCATCTTGGTCTTTCTCAAACTCCTTCTGGCAACGATTGAGTAGGAGATACCGGAAGTTTGCAGTTTCACCTGGTTTGTCGGCACTGGGGACTTTTAACTGATGATGGAATATGAAAGAATATtactaaaacacattttattagtcGACCTTAAACATATTATATATGATTACTTCATCAGTTCCTCATCACCATCATTGACATTCAGTGGCCCAGACACGTGGCACTAAAGAACAATCATCATTGAAGCCAATAGAGGCAAAATACCAAAAGACAAACACTCACCCCCATTAGGCAGCGGCACATGTTGGCATAAGCCACAGAGAAGTTGGGTTCCGAAATGGCCTTCTCAAATATCAGGTCAATGGCTCCTTTCAGCCTTTCTTCCGTGTCTATTGTTAGTTCGGACACCTGCTTCATTAGCTCCTGGAACTTCTGTGGGGTGAGCTTGTTCAGGATGCTACGCAAACGCTTGAACAGCTCCTCAGTTTTGGCCACCTCAGGATCATTATCCACAACCTCCTCAGGGCCGCGGCTGCGAGAGCTTTTCTTCGCAGTAGGTTTCCAGGCTTTCTCAGCTTTGTTTAGTTGCACGTCATCATTTAGAGACATGCTGTTAATGATTATTTTCCTAGGCTCTTTGCGCTGGCCCTGCTGGGAGCGACGGGGACCAGGAGGCTGAAAGAAAGCAAGGgacaaatgttatttaaaagAACGCAAACTAAAACATTATCGTCACCAACTGGTCATTCGAATGTTCTTATGTTACTGAATGTGACCCTAATTGGTAACAATTGTgcaataaagtaataaaaagctCTCATACAGAATAACAGTTTACAACAGGACAATTGAAATTGGTTTAcccaaaagttttcattttcaataataaaGATCTAAGATTTGTAAACTATTTAATGAGTGGGGAAAAAAGTGGGGTATAAGAAAAGAGTCAGTCAGGGAAAAGAAAGTAGACTTGTGTTACATACACACAAACCATTAATTTTATAGTGATGTTTTACTGACCGGGCCTCTGGGACCTCCCACTGATCGGCTCCCAAGATTGCCCAAATATGAGGGAGTAAAATCAGGACCTGCATTCATCACTCGTGCTGGGTCAGCAGGTCTTAGAGGGGTCTTGTTTGCCTAAAGATGAAGACAAGAATTAGTCCGCTTTGATCAGACACGCCAAAGTGGATTGGTTCAGGAAGGCAAAGAACAGTCTTGCGCTGCCGAACCAGGTTTACCTTGTCTAGGACAACATCACTGATGAGTGGGAGACCCTCAGGTTTATGCATACTGGCATTGATAAACTGGAAACTCAGGAGGAATTCTCTGTCATACTGTTTCTTGTCTTCAGGGTTTATGGGCTTCCATCCATCTGTAATGTTTATGACAAatgtaaagacaaaaaatagATTTACCTTTAGTTCTGTGTAAAATGCATGGGATGGAGTAGAAGACAAGCATTTCTTGATTTGACTTTAATGTATGGTATTCACATGCACTGTATCTCCCTGTGTAGACACCACCTGTTACAAGTTCATAGCACAGCTCACCTTCTTTGAAATTGTATTTCTTCTCACTTGAATCAGATTGGTCTGAGGGCCTGTCTGACTGAGCGTTCTGCTTGTCTTCTTTCTCTTCCCAGGTCTCATCTGGAACTTCAGCAGGAGTCTCGACTGGAGCAGGCGGGCTGGCCTGAGTGGACATGGGTTCAGGGGCAGGTTCGGCTTGCTGCTCCTGGAATTAGCACAAGACACATTTTTTGTTCATACATTCTCTTTCTACTTAAAAGCTTTGACATCAACACAGATGAAGATGTCAATAGAGCTGATGCACACCTCTGTGAAGGCATCCAGGAGGTCCCCAATGGCCTTCTTGTTAAGTtccttcatgtttttctttttctttggcaCAGACATAGCAACTGTAAGAGAGAGAACTGTTACTACCCTTTAGGAGCGACTTCTATCCTGGTACGTAAAGGGAGGGGCACAACATGAAGCAAAGTTAAATCATATGTTCAGGTGTGAGTTATTCAGACAACTAGTCCTCAGGAATTCCACCTTTGAAGTTGAACTTTAAAGGAACTTCCTTTGCTCAGGTCATCATTTCAGGTTGTGAAACATGAAACTAATATAATGTAAACAGCTACTTTGAAGCGACTCAAGCCGTTCAGCTGCCTACATCCCCCAAAATGCCTTGCGGCTCTGGGTCAGGGGTTGTTTACGGGTTTTCTTTAACAGAGTTCAGTGAAATTATCGAACAATATATTGCACCTTTTCTAACAATATTGATTATATCTCTAGCACAATATATAGCGTTATCGTTTTATCAGCCAGGCCTgaaaagactggcagttgacagtcaaaacatgtcaggagatcaaggtGGATTTCCTGAGTAACAGTAGTctgaaaaaatgtaactttaacaCACTAATCAAAAGGACAAAATTATTCTTGCTGAAACAAAAACTTAAATCAATTGcattaatttagtattttgtacCTTGCATAGTGGGTTCCTCTGGAAGGCCAACAGCAATGGGAGGGATTTCCTCACTCTTCTTTGACTCTTTTTCTTTCCTCGACTGCTGTTCCTCCTCCTGCTCGGTTAGTGGTACCGTTTTAGTCAGAGTTGTGGGTTCCTGAGTTTGTGAAATGTCTGAATTGTTGTGGGATTTAGTGTCCGTGAGTTTCATATCTTCAGAAAGGTCTTCAGACTCCTGAGGAAGGCCATTAGACAGAGCAGGCTCTGCATGTTTAACTGGTAAGGGTTCAGGGTCTGAGATTGGATCAGACTCTTGAAGCTGTGTAGCATCAGGTTCAAGCAAAGAGGATGGAGGTGTAGAGGCTTCAGTCTTAGTTTCAATCTCTTCTTCTTCCACATTCACAGGTGAAACTGTCAAATCAACTTCGACTGCAGGCTCCGCATAAGTTTCAGGCGTCTGCTCTTCTTTTTCTAAAGTCTTCAGCTCTTCTGTTATCACGTCATCTTTTTTTACCTTCTCAGCCGAAGAGGccaccacctcctccacctgcaCAGCGGTCTCCTGGGTTGGTAATGACTCTGATGGTCTTACAGGGGCATCCACGGTGTCACACACAGTAGCACTTACTGGTACTTCATTCAATGCCTCCACAGGAGCACTACTAGAAACTTCCCCGGGAGGGGGGGAAGGCGTTTGTGGGTCATCTAACAATGGAGCTGGTTTCTCAATAGAAGCTATGGGGAGTTGTGCAGTAAAATCAGCTGGCATTTCTATCTGTTCATCCATATCTTGTTTGGCCTCCTCCATCAGTTCTGGCTCCGCTGTAGCAGGTGGTGGGGGAGGGGTTTCACAACTAGTAGGGAATTCTGCATTTTCATCTTGAGAAAAAAGCCAACATgcaaagcattaaaaaataatcattcatcAATGTAAACTCTTCAGTGAAAGACAATCCCTACAAACCTTTGCTGGTCAAAGCAGTGACTGGTGGCAAAACTTCTCCATTGGTCTGTGGAGGACTGATGTCTCCCAGGGAAGTCTGCAATCACAGTGAAGTTAGGACTACAAATACAGTACAACTGCAACTAATGAAGCCTAAACTATTTATATCGTCAGAAAGTACTGATCACTGCAGAGTACCATTGTGATGGGATGCGTCACACAAAATAGGGATTTGATAACCGACTGTACATTTATAGCCACACAAATTTCACCCATGTCAAATATATTATTTGCTTTATTTCACCCTTTGTCAGAGAACCAGTACTCCCAAAAGGAGGTACTGATTTGAATTTAGTACCTGTGGGGGAGTCGGTGTGGTGGTGGACCTTCCACCAGACATGATCTCCTCTGTGATGTCACGCCCACCCTGGTTAGGGTCTCGTATTCTTATCTATCagacaaaaaatgaaaacgtCACAATTACAGGTAGTTCAGTTTTTACTACTTAGACTACTATATGCATCCCTACATATCTAATGCTGCCTCGTATTATTATGACCAATCGTATTGTCATATTGAGGTGAAAGGGGAAAGTTCCACATTTCATTAACAATACACTCCACCCCATTCAGGTTTTGACCTCACACAAGAGCTGTACTGCCCTTTTGTTAGGACACACTACCTGTTTGCGTTCTCGCTTTGGTGGCCCTTGTGGCTGTGTGGGGGGTTGCTGTGGAGGCGGGGCTTGTGGCTGTTGCTGGGCGGGGTTAATCATGACTGGTGCTGGTTGAACAGATTGGGGGTACTGTGGCTGTGCCGGATAGTAGGCTCCTGCTGGAAAGGCAGAATTAATCAGAAAGAAACATTAAACACTTACTCTCTTGCAGTGTCACATAAGAATTAAAGATTACAGACAAATCAAGATAGTCCTATATGAAAATAGATTCGCAACTTTGTATATGGCCCTAAGGCCACCTATTACATTATGAAGGGTTTCTATTTTGAGAAATGCAGTTAAAAAGACCGTAAGAGCTTaggattttaaactttcatgctcACAGGTGTggataaaatacaattactACATATATTCAATATATCGGTTAGCACAATCAGACAGTAGGTTTAAGAGTTGATGGCCACAAAAGTGCAGTGATGATTGGTTTTTAAAGTAGCGAGTCCCCGAGACCCACAGGTGGTGATTTGAGTGGGTCTCTGGGAAATTCAATGGGTCCccaataaaaaattttttttatttctttccatTTCTTATATTATTGTATTCCTTAAATTGTAGTGTTAAACTCTTAATGGTGGTATAATACGGCTATAATTAGCAGATATATTcatgtatgttcaaaatgtatctgaaactaaacaaatacaactcaaatgaaaacaaaatgatgtctgttgtacaaaaataaatcatcaataaaagtgctgattttaacacaaaaaacattctcatcaccatgacagtcaaaaaataaatcgtCACCAAAATCTTCTTGTCTGAACATCAACTAAATCAAATTAACTGAGTCAATCACTATGAAACTTTTAGCACAAAATTTAACTTAACTAACACAGTGCAAAGTCtattgagaaaaataaaatgatgcagaTATGTTTGTGGCGTATTGTAAGCAGCTAGTTAACTGgctgattgttgttgttgtagtggCTAAACTAATATGTACACAAGGCGATCATGTCTGAGCTGATTTAAGGCGTAAAGGGGTCTGCTGACGGCTATGTttcttttgctagttactgtgattttaaacaagTTGATGTTCACAATGTATCGTACCTTGCAACATCACTGATTACTACTAAGAAGTTTGTATCTTTGACTTAGAACcctataaaatcagttttttttttggtttttttttacaatttccgttttatttttcccaaattccattttattttccCCTAAAGtctgttttccactttaattttttaaattacgttttattttagaaatatttttaatttttttttaagaaaatgttagtttttaactcctgtgaggaaacaaaataaatactaatatataaaaaaaactaataattaagcaaaaatgtatgttaaaaaaagaggtagatataaattgtagtgacatggattattctgactgctcctttttaagtcatataaagatgtatgagaacagcattaatgtcacccaattcccTCTCagagatcaatggtttactgaatctgatcaggtttaatgattaggttttgatcaacttagtttaaattaacctaatttaaatgatcctaactctctgtagctctgatgagatgttgttcgaatgtaacattctaataacgttgctccaacggacttttattttgtaaaccggaagtccccattgaaacggttgtacttgaggtagcttgctgactgtgaatgtgtaactgtagacacggacaaaaggctggaataagaAGAACTAACAACACGGACTGaattattcttagttaaccagacaacagttcaaacactgagcaggtgaagatgattaaagccgATCACGTTTTCACGAAGCGCGGATGAAGCTTTCaggggggagggcggtgcacttAATAAGCAGGcccaggaaacattttgaaatgaaatccgTGTTAACTAGCTAGTtggctaaactagcatgtactcaATAGGATCATGTCTGCGCTGAATTAATGCGTAAAGGGGTCCACTGACGGCTAggtttcttttgctattcactgtgattttaaacataagttgttgttcacaatgtgtcatttttcatgGGAAAAATGAAATGCGTCCCTGGGATGCATGGATAGTGAATTTACTGTGTCCTTTTAGATTTGTATGCGTCAGGGACGCAGGACGCgtacctagcaacatcactgAAGTGTCATGAAAACCAGAAGTTTTATTGGACCTAAAGTAAATCAGAATTAGATGTAAAACAACCGAATACAACACTTAGAGACAGCGAGCGCCACTGAAGCCTGCTGAACACGACACGAGCACACGCTACTCACCAGGGTAGCGCTGAGAGGTGAGAGGAGCACCGTGGAGAGAGAGGCGGCCATTCTCTCGTCCGCCCCCTCTCCCCCCACCACCCCGTCTCTCCCTCGCAGCAAGAGAGGGCTCTGAACCAACGCAGCGAAGGGAAGAGAGGAAGGGAGTAAGGGACGGGAGAGGGCAGGAAGAGACAGATGCAGAATGAGTTAATGAGGATACAGAGGAAGCAGGGTGTTAAGGAGGCCCCATGAAATACAAGTGGTCATATCTTAACGAAGTTGCCAAAAGTGTACTCCAAGTTAAATTGAGACATTACAATAGTGGTGGTACTTTAAAGTGGTTCCGTCATCTCAATTTTAACTTGCTGTTTTCAAGTTTAAACTAATGAGATTACCAACAAATCTTTACTTAAGTGTGCACACAGTGAAGAAAAACTTTGGTTTGGCAGCTATTTCATGGAGCCTGGAGAGCAGAGAAGAAAGAACTTCAGCAAAAGCAGATTTTAAGCCAGACAACATTTAATGGGCAGATCAATACACACAGCAGAGACATATCACAACAAAGCAAGCGGGCAAAACCAATATTAAACCAACAACCCATCGGCCTCAATTCTCTTCACAAATGTAGCTAAATTAATTTCTCATATGGCAAAACTGATTCCCATTGCATAAAAAGTTAACTTATTTCCTGTCACTGAGCAACTAAATGGCGGTTGTGCTCAGTTAGTGTTGGTCACAAATACAACCCTTACCATAACCAGGGTATTCAGCTGGGCTGGTTCCTGGGTAGAATCCTGCAGAACCAGTGGTCACAGGGTATTGCTGGGTTGGAGGCATGTAAGGGGCCCGGTACTGCAGAGGTAAAAATGAAATCTCATTTACACCTTATTATGCTAAAGCTTCAGTACAGATTATCAGATTCTATAAACCACCTATACaagatattaaaataaaacattatggacagttgctttttcattttgtgttgttgtctAAAACTATTTGATAGACTATATTTATAAATCCTAAAAAGACCGTTATAACATTGGATCAGGCTCTTTAAGAACCAACCTGTCCCGGAGGAATAAAGTAGCCCTGAGGAGAGCCGGCAAAAGGCAGCTGCTGTTGGGAAATCATCATCATTGGTGAGCTGGTGGGGTAGACGTGAGTGGGCCCGACAGGTCGAGGGCCACTGCTCGTCTGCACCCTTGGAGCACTGGCAGCCATGGCGGGTCGGTTCTGATAGTAGTTCTGCAAAACCAAGAATTGAGAAAGGCCAGATAATTTAAACACAAAGCAAATTGGTTTGGTGTTAATGCAAGTCAAGTAAGTTCATTGTGTCTTATTTAGCCATAGTACTGtgtattgttaaaaatgttacaGTGAGtacaaagttgttgtttttttaaactcagaAGTAAAATCCCTTTAAGTTGTGCCACCTTACTTAAGAGGAGGAGGCAAAGACAAAAGCCATTACCTGTAAAGCTCTGTATCCACCCTTCAGCCGCATAACACACAAGCAGAGAGCAAGAGGGGCAGTGAGATTGGTGTGAAAATGAAGAGTACAATCAATGAGGGGAGGGGGGGCACTTGTGAGACATGCTAATGCACATGCAACACTACATGTCTTCACTAAAACAAGAGATGGAAGCAACACTAAACTAATCtacttaaaaacaaatcaaacaaaacgaagtgaaaaaaaaatatgcatgatAAAAGAAATCAAtactgagattaaaaaaaaacaagcaggcTAGACTGCTGACCTTGCTTTTTTCCTGTCCTAGCAGAAATTGTTCATCCAAATTCTAAGATAAATATTGGCCCGTATTGCTAAATAATAGTTAAATGACTGTCCTATGACAAAAGGGTGAAATTACAACCTTATTTAGCAACAACATTTTACACAATTAAAGAGTGGATATAAAATAATGTTGGAGAAATCAAATGGTGATAATGTAGAGAATGAGCATGTCTTGTCAGACAACACATTTTCTTATTTAGATTAAAAAGTATATCTACGCATGCAATACTTAAATGAGACTAGGGTATCAATAAAGGGAGGGGGGTTAGTACCTGTTGGTGTAAAGTACGGGGCCCTGCAGCAAACTAGGACAACAGCAAGAGAGGAATATTTGAATGTGTTGAAGACCAACACGTTTAGCTTAAGTTTTATAGCACAAAGAGCTTTTTCAGACATGCTTGCAAAACAAGGGAGAcaatagaaaacatttaaaagaaggGTGCAAACCCCCTGCTGTGCACAATACCTGTCTTGGCTGCGGTGTAGAGTTCATTTGTGGGGGAGGAGTGGCAAACACAAGAGACGGGGGCTGCCCTGGACCGTAAGCAGCCTGGGGTTGAGGAGAAGGcccaaaaatatttaacaaatgttaACAACAAATGTTTACCATGTCAAGACAGTACGTTCTACCTGTGTCAATCCAGGGGAGGGTGAAGGGTTTGGGACAGACGTGGGTCCCGTTATAGGCTGTGGTGGTTTGTTCATTTCACCTTTTTCTGTAGTTCTGCATCGGGGTGGCGGTGTGATGCCAGCCTTTATAGaggaaaaaagggggaaacgttaacacaaaatacaactaGTATCACTGTAGTCTCATCAGGACAATCCCAAACCACACAGGGAGCCACAAATGTTTTGTAAGACAATGAAACTTGCAACATTGAGGGTGTGATTTGTGGTTTCACCTAGGACAACTACACCCAAGTCCCAACACCTTGTTCATATGCTAATATATTAGCTTGAGCAGGAAGGCTAATGTGCATTCAATGTTGTTATCACTCCCCTCCCTGAATAGTGATTAAAATCAGCTTTTGGTGCCATATCAGAACCACCAAATGCAGGATGTGGGTGTCAACTCCTTAAGAACAAAGAGaagagggttaaaaaaaaaagtctgcttCATCTAAAAGAAATCCCATCACACATCCAGAACAGCAGATATATGTTTATGGTAAGAAATGTAATTTGTCTTGAATTGACTGAAGACCAATTATAAAGAGTTTTAATACGGTGATTTGGACTaggaatgtcccgatacaacttttccacttccgatacaatacctaTATTGCAGCCATGAGTATTGGACAATACCGATATccgcacgaatcatacatacttttattacttgtgttgtagtgtggaaaaatagaaaagacttgatcaagtgatgttactcagaaaacaatagtcagcaagaGTAAGTGTGAGAAAagctgacccatttattattaacctattGGTCACATAAATTGTAACCTTtgacataatatctacagtattctacaa
This window contains:
- the eif4g1a gene encoding eukaryotic translation initiation factor 4 gamma 1a isoform X3; the encoded protein is MNKPPQPITGPTSVPNPSPSPGLTQAAYGPGQPPSLVFATPPPQMNSTPQPRQFAAGPRTLHQQGGYRALQNYYQNRPAMAASAPRVQTSSGPRPVGPTHVYPTSSPMMMISQQQLPFAGSPQGYFIPPGQYRAPYMPPTQQYPVTTGSAGFYPGTSPAEYPGYAGAYYPAQPQYPQSVQPAPVMINPAQQQPQAPPPQQPPTQPQGPPKRERKQIRIRDPNQGGRDITEEIMSGGRSTTTPTPPQTSLGDISPPQTNGEVLPPVTALTSKDENAEFPTSCETPPPPPATAEPELMEEAKQDMDEQIEMPADFTAQLPIASIEKPAPLLDDPQTPSPPPGEVSSSAPVEALNEVPVSATVCDTVDAPVRPSESLPTQETAVQVEEVVASSAEKVKKDDVITEELKTLEKEEQTPETYAEPAVEVDLTVSPVNVEEEEIETKTEASTPPSSLLEPDATQLQESDPISDPEPLPVKHAEPALSNGLPQESEDLSEDMKLTDTKSHNNSDISQTQEPTTLTKTVPLTEQEEEQQSRKEKESKKSEEIPPIAVGLPEEPTMQVAMSVPKKKKNMKELNKKAIGDLLDAFTEEQQAEPAPEPMSTQASPPAPVETPAEVPDETWEEKEDKQNAQSDRPSDQSDSSEKKYNFKEDGWKPINPEDKKQYDREFLLSFQFINASMHKPEGLPLISDVVLDKANKTPLRPADPARVMNAGPDFTPSYLGNLGSRSVGGPRGPPPGPRRSQQGQRKEPRKIIINSMSLNDDVQLNKAEKAWKPTAKKSSRSRGPEEVVDNDPEVAKTEELFKRLRSILNKLTPQKFQELMKQVSELTIDTEERLKGAIDLIFEKAISEPNFSVAYANMCRCLMGLKVPSADKPGETANFRYLLLNRCQKEFEKDQDDDEIFEKKQKELEAAKDDEERDRLQVELKDARDIARRRSLGNIKFIGELFKLKMLTEAIMHACVVKLLKNHDEESLECLCRLLSTIGKDLDFEKAKPRMDQYFNQMNKIINERKTSSRIRFMLQDVIDLRKSSWVPRRGDQGPKTIDQIHKEAELEEHREQIKVHQQLLSKKESSGGGGRMGGGGMGGRGSHTPGGGRNSQPQDEGWNTVPISKNRPIDTNRLCKITKSGGMDLNNQLLAPGGKGMWGSWGKGSSGGTGAKPASTDQESGRPATSTLNRFSALQQSSSLLSSSDTDRRVPQRSSSSRERGDRERGDRDRDRFDRFGRVDGREGNPITKRSFSRESQERGGRSGDNRPSNEPVRRVASMTDSRDRGSRDRGSRDRGSRDRGSRDRGSRDRGSRDRGSRDRGSRDRGSRDQGSRDRAPVKDLPAKRESAPTPPPSLPNPSLSEEEMEKKSKAIIDEYLHITDLKEALQCVAELNSASMLYVFVRQGLESTLERSTTVREHLGLLLYQLVKVGTLPTEQYYKGLQEILEVAEDMAIDIPHMWLYLAELITPMLHEGGIPMGQLFREISKPLVPLGKAGVLLAQILQLLCKGMTPKKVGALWIEAGLDWNNFLLKDEDVNKFVTEQKVEFTTGEDLGPKEAMKKQLLSGEELSKQLDRLLQDKADNKRIMDWVEANLDEEQAASNQFVRSLMASVCGIAIICDNPYKVNAKQITLRAELLQKYLNDEEKELQALYALQALMVHMEQPANLLRMFFDTLYDEDVIKEEAFYKWEASKDPAEQTGKGVALKSVTAFFTWLREPEDESDKE